GAGCCATGGGATTATGATTACGGCAGCCTTATCACAAGCCCGGTAAAAAAACACCAGCCCGCCATACGGCCCCGCTCGCAGATCACGGGCAACTCCATGGAAATCCAGTGGGGACCCAACTGGGAGGATGACCTGGCCGGGGTGTGTGAAACCGGAGCCGCGGACACCAATTTTGCAGGCCTGGATGCGCAGAAATACCTGGAATTTGAACAGGCCTTTATGCTGTATCTGCCCCGGCTGTGCGAGCACTGCTTAAACCCGGCGTGCGCGGCCTCTTGTCCGTCAGGTGCGCTTTACAAAAGGGATGAAGACGGCATTGTGCTGGTGGATCAGGCCCGGTGCCGGGGCTGGCGCTACTGCGTATCCGGATGTCCCTACAAAAAGGTGTATTTCAACTGGAAAACCGGCACTTCGGAAAAATGCATCTTCTGCTATCCCAGAACCGAAAGCGGTATGACCACGCTGTGCTCTGCCTCCTGTGTGGGCCGGATCCGGTATGTGGGCGTGATCCTCTATGACGCAGAGCGCATATCCCAGGCCGCATCTGCAGCCGACCCCAAAGAGATCTATCCTGCCCTGGTGGACATGATGCTTGATCCCAATGATCCCAAAGTGCTTGATGAAGCTGAAAAACAGGGCATTTCCGAGGCGTTTTTGAAGGCCGCCCAAAAATCGCCCACAGATAAACTCATGCGCAAATGGCGCCTGGCCCTGCCGCTTCACCCGGAATACAGAACCCTTCCCATGGTCTGGTATGTTCCGCCCTTAAGCCCCATTCAGACGGGCACGGAAAACAAAAATCCCGATGAAGCGCTTTCAGACATGCGCATTCCGGTCAAATACCTGGCCAATCTCCTGGCAGCCGGTGATGAGGCCCCGGTGCGACGGTCTTTGAAATATCTCATGGCCCTGCGGGCCTACATGCGCTCTTTGCGTCTGGAAAAAACCCCGGACAAAAGTATACTGGACCAGGCCGGACTGGATGGGAAACTGGATGAGGCAACGGTTTTGGAAATCTATGACCTGCTGGCCATTGGCAAGCACAAGGACCGGTTTGTGCTACCAACCGCCCCGACCCCGGACCAGGCGGACATGCGAATGACACAAGGTGAAAAAGGATTTGAGTAAAATTATGGATGAAACAGCTCAAAAACAGATCAAGGCATTGTCGTTTCTGCTGCAGTTTCCGGATGAAAAGACCCTTGAATCCCTGCGTGCGGCCGCCGCCGGGATCGAGCAGGTTTTTGCTGAACCCGGGCGCATCCATATCCGGAAATTTCTGCAATACCTGACCGAAACCCCGCACCTGGCCTTACAGGAAGCCTTTTGTGCGGCATTTGACTTAAATCCCGACACCTGCATGAACCTGACTTATCATCAATACAAGGACGGTGCAAAACGGGGCCCGGCCCTGGCCCGGTTTGCCCGGGCATTTGAACAGGCCGGGTTTGATCTGGTCTGCACGGATCTGCCCGATTACCTGCCCATGGTGCTTGAACTCATGTCCCAGTCAACAAACGGCGATTTTCAATGGGTGATCGCAGAGCACCGGCAAACCGTAAAAATGCTCACAGAACGGCTCAAGTCCATGCAAAGCCCGTATGCAGCAATTTTTCAGGTTTTAACTGAACTGTTGGAAGCGGTTTCAAACCAATACAAAAAGGGGGCCTGATGAGCGGATTTATG
The nucleotide sequence above comes from Desulfosalsimonas propionicica. Encoded proteins:
- the narH gene encoding nitrate reductase subunit beta, which produces MKIKAQMTMVLNLDKCIGCHTCSIPCKNVWTSRAGAEYMWFNNVETKPGIGYPKNWEDQGIYQGGWTAENNRLALAAGGRVTKLARIFNNPHLPQIDAYYEPWDYDYGSLITSPVKKHQPAIRPRSQITGNSMEIQWGPNWEDDLAGVCETGAADTNFAGLDAQKYLEFEQAFMLYLPRLCEHCLNPACAASCPSGALYKRDEDGIVLVDQARCRGWRYCVSGCPYKKVYFNWKTGTSEKCIFCYPRTESGMTTLCSASCVGRIRYVGVILYDAERISQAASAADPKEIYPALVDMMLDPNDPKVLDEAEKQGISEAFLKAAQKSPTDKLMRKWRLALPLHPEYRTLPMVWYVPPLSPIQTGTENKNPDEALSDMRIPVKYLANLLAAGDEAPVRRSLKYLMALRAYMRSLRLEKTPDKSILDQAGLDGKLDEATVLEIYDLLAIGKHKDRFVLPTAPTPDQADMRMTQGEKGFE
- the narJ gene encoding nitrate reductase molybdenum cofactor assembly chaperone — encoded protein: MDETAQKQIKALSFLLQFPDEKTLESLRAAAAGIEQVFAEPGRIHIRKFLQYLTETPHLALQEAFCAAFDLNPDTCMNLTYHQYKDGAKRGPALARFARAFEQAGFDLVCTDLPDYLPMVLELMSQSTNGDFQWVIAEHRQTVKMLTERLKSMQSPYAAIFQVLTELLEAVSNQYKKGA